A window of the Dyadobacter pollutisoli genome harbors these coding sequences:
- a CDS encoding nuclear transport factor 2 family protein → MQVQTTVKSVLKVFIIGLCFLVFHVESSLAQGAVEQQIITLSKDKWQWMADKNVDKLAQLFDDKAKFVHMSGTWKKDEELEIIKTGSIWYKKADVHDVAVEVFDENTAIIWSRITLSAMVRGNEANTEFTVTEVYKRQGNDWKMLALTFSSVRDTHVIKH, encoded by the coding sequence ATGCAAGTGCAAACAACAGTAAAATCAGTTCTGAAAGTATTCATTATTGGGTTGTGCTTTTTAGTCTTTCACGTAGAATCGTCGCTGGCGCAAGGTGCTGTTGAACAACAGATCATTACACTCTCGAAAGACAAATGGCAATGGATGGCCGACAAGAATGTAGACAAACTGGCCCAGCTGTTTGATGATAAGGCGAAATTTGTCCATATGAGCGGCACCTGGAAAAAGGACGAGGAGCTTGAAATCATCAAAACCGGAAGTATTTGGTATAAGAAAGCCGATGTGCATGATGTCGCGGTAGAGGTTTTTGACGAAAACACAGCGATCATTTGGAGCCGGATTACGCTCTCCGCCATGGTACGGGGTAACGAAGCCAACACTGAATTTACGGTCACGGAAGTCTATAAAAGACAGGGCAATGATTGGAAAATGTTGGCCCTGACATTCAGCAGTGTAAGGGATACACATGTTATTAAGCATTAA
- a CDS encoding (2Fe-2S)-binding protein: MATYNLKINGKIRQVNVDPATPMLWVLRDHLDLTGTKYGCGIAQCGACTVHLEGTAVRSCQLPVSVVGKQAITTIEGLSTKGDHPVQKAWLEHDVAQCGYCQAGQMMTAASLLKSNPNPSDEEIEAQMSGNICRCGTYLRIKEAVKSAAKK, from the coding sequence GTGGCCACATACAATCTAAAAATTAACGGAAAAATCAGGCAGGTGAATGTCGATCCGGCAACACCTATGCTTTGGGTATTGCGCGATCATCTGGACCTGACCGGCACCAAATATGGTTGCGGGATCGCCCAATGTGGCGCCTGTACGGTTCATCTCGAAGGTACTGCTGTCCGTTCGTGCCAGCTGCCGGTTTCGGTCGTCGGCAAGCAGGCGATCACCACCATTGAAGGGCTTTCGACAAAAGGCGATCATCCCGTTCAGAAAGCGTGGCTCGAACATGATGTGGCGCAATGCGGCTACTGTCAGGCGGGACAAATGATGACTGCTGCTTCCCTGCTGAAAAGTAACCCAAATCCTTCCGACGAGGAGATCGAAGCCCAAATGAGCGGGAATATCTGCCGGTGTGGTACCTATCTGCGGATTAAAGAGGCTGTCAAGTCAGCGGCGAAGAAATGA